The genomic interval GGGTCAAGTGGAGCTGGGGCCAGCCAGGCGCCGCAGGGTCCCGCGCTCCTCCGGGACACCCTCCTCCCTCAGTACCGACACTCCGCTCACCGGAACTCCCTGCACCCCTACGCCGTCCCCTGGCAGCCCTCCAAGCCCCAGACCTGACAGTGGGTCCGGCTCGGCCCTTGCGCCCGCAGGGGGCCTGCCCCTGTAGTCTTGGGTCGCGGCCCTGCCCAAGGGGTCTCAGGCTGTCTCTGCTGGCAGAGGCAGTAGTAAAGTCCCTCTACCCCGTCTCGCAGGGCACAAGCTCCTTGGCCTCTTTGGGTCCACTGCCCCCGAACTCCCAGAGTCGCCCCTCCACCTCCGCAGCCAGTGCAGTGCGTCGCGCCTGGTGAAGTGACcacacccccgcccccagccccgcaTCTGGCAGCAGGCCTCCTTCCTCCTTATCACCATTTGCTGTTATCACAGCACACAGCAGGGAATCCCAAcccgcccccccaccccaagTGGTTCTCCAAATCACCACTCCTGACCCAAAAATCAGGCATGGCATTAAAACGTTGCAAATTCCTTTACTGTTATCTTGCCCACCACCAGGATCACGTAGGGTCCAGTCTTTTTACTCCCTAACCCCTTTCCTGAAAAAGGTGCTACCTCCTTCCCAGACAGATGAGAGAGGGCAGGCCTTCAGGCCGGATCCACCATTgggctctccctcccccagcctggagcaagggagggaggggaggtgatGGCCAGAGACGGATGGATAGGTGGTGGGCTGAGAAGAGGAAACTAGGAAGGGCTATTCCAGGCTCAGCCCTGCCCCTCCAGCTTTGCCTCTGGGTGTAGGGAAACAGGCATGACTGACCAGGGCAAGGGCTATGCCCAGGTGGGCCACGGCCACACATCAAGTAGTCCAATAAACACCGTGGACTCCCAGCAAGGCTGCTGCCTGGTGTTTTGAGGCTGCTGTGGTCGCAGACACCCCACTGGCCTTGGCTCTCTGTCAACAAGCAGGGGCtgggagcaggaaggaggagCAGCGCCTGCCTTAGGAGCCTCACAGGCTGCACCAAGAGAGCAGCCACCCTGGGGCCGGGGCTGCCAGGTCCCGAGGATGGCTGATCCAAACGTCATAGATGCTTTTGTTGGGTGGCACCCCCTGGAAGAGGGTGTCTAGATCCCAGAGCAGCCCTGGGGGCCCTCGGGTTTCAGGGGCCACACCCCAGTAGGCAGGGCTGGTTGATGGTGGGCACTGGGGACAGGAGGTGGGCAGTGGTGCCAAGGGCATTACCACATTGGGAGTGTAGATAGGCAAATATGAGGTAGGCAGCTGCCCCCAGAGGGAGGCCCTGTGTCCCCCACTGGACAGCCCCCCAGGAACTGAGGTGCCTTGTAGTAAGTGGAGAGACCAGGCCCCAGGCTCTGGGGAGAGGGTGGAGGGCCCGGTGGCTCCCCCCTGGGAAGCCTCCCCCTCCACTCTCATGGGGGCCGGAAGGGGGCAGAGGGGCCACAGAGGTCTCTCAgaggagggcaggggtggggtgggcacaGCCTCTTCCCCACTGTTCTCCATGCCCGTAGGAACTGGGCTGCTGTGTGGAGCTAGCCCCGGCCAGGGTGCCCCCTCCTGGGAGCCCCCTAGCAGGGACTTGATGCTGAAGCCCTCGCTGGGTGGCGGCGGGGGGCTGGGAGGCCGGTAGGGCCGGCCGTGCAGCACGTAGGGGCCCAGATCCTTGGCGAAGGCTCCTCTTGCAGCCCCGCTCTGCCAGCGCCGGCACAGGGCCGTGTTCTGCAGCCGCAGTGCCTCGGCGGGGATCAGGCTCACGTCGACCGCCCAGAAGTTGCCCTTGGCCTGGGGCTTTGCAGGGTCCTTGGGCACCTGGGTGTGGGGGTCAGACATGGGTGGGGCTGCCCGACCCCAGATGGTCGGGACTTCCGCGTGCACCCCGCCCCCGCCCTGCCCCACCTTTCGGAAGCATCGGTTGGAGGAAAGGTTGTGGCGAATGGAGTCTTTCCAGCCTTCGTAGTCTTCTCTGAAGAAAGGGAACACCGCCTGGACCTGACGGATGATCTGAAACCAGCGGGTGGCCGGCCAGCACAGTGAGCCCGGACGCGCGGGGGGCggcgccccgcccctcccccaccaccggGCTCAGAGGTGCGCGGTGTTGGCCCCGTTCTCCCCAAAGAAGAACGTATTTGCACCAAAGGACAGCAGAGGCGACGGGGGCTCCTGGAGAAGGGTCGTGCCTCAAGGCCCTCAGTTCCCAGGACTGGTCCCAGTGGCTGGGTGGGCTAGGAAGCGGTGGGGGCCagggcttgagcctggaagtagGTGGGGAACGGGTCTGGGGAAAGGTCCAGCCACGGAGTGCAAGGGAGAGTAGGGGCCAGGGCCATCTCACCTGGGCCAGCTTCAGCCTGCGGGAGGGTGCGGCCTGAATCACCAAAGCAATCATGGCCAAGTAGGTGTAGGGGGGCTTGTCATGTCGAAGgtacctcttcttcctcctcttgggGGGCTGGGAGGGCGACTCTTCTTCTGGGGGCCGCAGGCGGGAGCCGCTGCAGGGCCCCATGCAAGACCGGAGACAGCGTGGGCAGGGGCCTGGCCTGGTGGAGGGTGCAGGGCAGTGGGGCAGTGTGGGAGGCAGGGCCGGGGCCTGAGGCCGGGTGGGGGCTGGCTGGCTGGGCCCTTTATCATTCGGatggaaaggggaggggaaggaagggaggaagaggccaTGGGGGAGGGGAGCCTGCCGAGGGCTGCCACAATTAGCAGGTTTTGGTTAATCTggaagggaggggcagagaggaTTCTAGTGGGTGCTTCTCCTGAGGCCTTAGTCTCCACCCCTGAGCTGCCTTTGCGTGGCCAGGCTGCTCTTCGAAGGGTCTGCGATGACACAGGACTACTTTATCCCATCTTCCCTGGCCAGGTCACAGGACCCCACTTAACAGATGGGGGAGTAATTAGCCCATGCTAAGCTCCCAAGGAAGGGTgtccctggagttcaagacctagCAGCTAGTGGGCCTTGGGCTATGGGGGCTGGATACCTACCCGGGGCATGATCAGGTGGGGCTTTCGGGAGGAGAAGGCTACGAAGCCCCCACCCTAGGAACAAAAGGGAAACACAGGGACTCAAGTGATTTCCTGGGAGCTGCTTCGGGAGTCCAGGTGGACCCGCCACCTCCTCCATCCAAGCAAGGCCAGTGTGAGGTACTCTGCCCCAAAGCCCGGGTTCTCCTCCCTCACAAGGGGCAAGTTTGCCCGAGAGGATAGTAGCTCTGGGCACTAGCAGCAGTGGTTGGTGCTGGCACCAGAGCTAAAAGCCCCCAGACACACGGGGGCCCAGGGATAGGCTTTTGCTCTCTCCGAGAATTCAGCTTTTCTTGTGCAGCCCCCACCATGATCACCTCAAAAGGCTGAAAATCTGCAGCATATGGTGGAGCCCAGCCCATCCCAAGGTGTGGAGGGGAGGGACAGGCAGCGGGTGTCCTGAAGGAGGAGTCTGGGCTGGCCGGGGCCTTGTCTGTGGGGTGCCACCCTGCTACTGCAGCTACGCCAGCCGTTTTCCCTCTATCTCGGACACGCCCCTCAGACCTCACGTGGTTTCCCTCAGCACTCCGGTCACCACCTCGACGCTGAGGCCCTCTCTGGTGTGTTCCCTAGGCTAAGGCTGCAAAGTCCTGTACCTCAGGAGGCGAAATACTCGTGGCCTCTGACCCCATCCGGTCAGCAAGGCGTCGTGCTTTCCCACaggtctttgttgttgttttgagacaaggtctctctctgttgcccaggctggagtatagtagtgtCATCtgggctcagtgcagcctccacctcctgggctcgatCGATCCTCCCGCCTAAGCCTcacaggactacaggtgtgcgccgtagcgcccggctaatttctcaCTTTTTGGTAGGGACAaggcctccctatgttgcccaggttgctctcctgggctcaagcgacccagcagcctcagcctcctcccaaagtgctggcatcacagacgtgagccaccgcgctgggcctTTCCCTTAAGTCTGAAGGCACCCCTCTCCGCTGGCGCCTCCTTGGTGGGACGCTGGAGGCTCCCCGAGTTCTGACCGCTCCTCTCGGACCGCAGTGTCCCGGGCCGAAACCACCCCCAAAGCTGCCACTCATTCCGCCGGCGTCCGTCCGGTTGCCCACGATGACTCGGTTTTTTCCACTACCGTCCCAGGAGGCTCTGAGCACTCGCCGTCTCACCCAAGGCACGAGGAGGTCGCGGCCGCAGAGGGATCGCCCGGTCGCCCGCAGCCGACCCCGGCAGCCCCAGGGCCGGCCCCGATGCCCCGCCCAGGCcccgcccaggccccgcccccgatGCCCCGCCCCCGGCTCCCACGGGGCACTGCGGCTTCCGGCTGCAGGTATCGCGGGCCGGAAGTGTAGCGTTGCCATGGCGAGGGCCGGGCGCGGGGCCCGCCCCCGCAGCGCCTCTGGGAGCGCGGGGCCCACTGACCCGCGGAAGCCCGCGGACCCACTTGCGCGGCGGCCGGTGCGGGGCGCGAGGTGAGGCACGGAGTCCCGGGTCCTGTGGCGAGAGCGGAGCGAGGGAGAGGGTCCCCGGCCGGGCACCGCGGTGGCCGGCCGGGGAAGAATGGGCACTGGGTCGACATCGAGAGAGGAGGCCCGGCCGGGGAAGGACGAGGCTCAGGggcgggagggaggaggaagcccgggggagggaggaggccggGGAGGGGCCCTCGGGAGTCGCGGCTGCCGGCACGCGGGCGCCCAGGGCACAGGTCCCGCCCGGCCGCCGCGGGCGTGGCTGGCTGAGTCCCACGGCAGCAGGTGCCAAGGGGCAGGAAGGGCTGGGAGCCGGAGGCTGCCGGGGGGCGCTTCGCATTTTGTTCCAAGGTAAAGGTGTGTGGATTCCCCGCAGCCCGCCGGTCAGGTACACGACTCCGGAGTTACCTCCATTTTCggatgaggaaatcaaggccGCAGAGAAGGGACTTACCCGAGCTTTGTGGGGGCTTTGGAGCTAGGCTGAGGGGGAAAGTGGAGTCTCTCTGAAGGAAGTTCCTTCAGCTTTCCGGGATTCAAGTGACCTCACTTGTACTGCTGGGCGCCCGGAGCACCCCTCATGGCGATGGGATCAGGGCAAGAATTAACCAAGCAAGCACCCGCCTGGGAGGGAGTGTCCAGGACTGGTGTGGGCGCCTGTCTGTACCAGAGTGGAGGCCCCGGGCACGATGGGGTTAATTTCCATGGGTGCAGAGAAGGGTGTGTATAGAGTCATTCTAGGCTTAGGGGAGCCAGAGCAAAGCTGGGCCTCCCCAAAGCTCTGTGCCTTCCTTTTCATCCTGGATCCCTGCTTGGGAGTGGAAGTGGAGGCGGGGGTACCGCTgcctggagtgccgtggcgcgatctcggctcaccgcaacctccgc from Saimiri boliviensis isolate mSaiBol1 chromosome 15, mSaiBol1.pri, whole genome shotgun sequence carries:
- the FOXH1 gene encoding forkhead box protein H1: MGPCSGSRLRPPEEESPSQPPKRRKKRYLRHDKPPYTYLAMIALVIQAAPSRRLKLAQIIRQVQAVFPFFREDYEGWKDSIRHNLSSNRCFRKVPKDPAKPQAKGNFWAVDVSLIPAEALRLQNTALCRRWQSGAARGAFAKDLGPYVLHGRPYRPPSPPPPPSEGFSIKSLLGGSQEGAPWPGLAPHSSPVPTGMENSGEEAVPTPPLPSSERPLWPLCPLPAPMRVEGEASQGGATGPSTLSPEPGAWSLHLLQGTSVPGGLSSGGHRASLWGQLPTSYLPIYTPNVVMPLAPLPTSCPQCPPSTSPAYWGVAPETRGPPGLLWDLDTLFQGVPPNKSIYDVWISHPRDLAAPAPGWLLSWCSL